From Odontesthes bonariensis isolate fOdoBon6 chromosome 21, fOdoBon6.hap1, whole genome shotgun sequence, a single genomic window includes:
- the LOC142371264 gene encoding ras-related protein Rap-1b-like: MDMSFEVKEKTEVRLVFLGAGGVGKTALIQRFLKDSFEPKHRRTVEELHRMEYEVGGVKVTINIMDTSGSYSFPAMRKLSIQNSDAFALVYAVDDPKSLEAVKSLREEILEVKEDKYTPIVVIGNKIDCHNERRVSNEDVLSTVDLDWNHIFLESSAKDNINVLEAFRELLQQANLPCRLSPALCQRRETFPKESDKRPPMNKTNSCLIS, encoded by the coding sequence ATGGACATGTCTTTTGAGGTGAAAGAGAAGACAGAGGTACGGCTGGTATTTCTAGGAGCAGGTGGAGTGGGGAAGACAGCCCTCATCCAACGCTTCCTCAAAGACTCTTTTGAGCCAAAGCACAGGCGCACAGTGGAGGAGCTCCACAGGATGGAATATGAGGTGGGGGGAGTCAAAGTCACCATCAACATCATGGACACGAGTGGCAGCTACTCTTTCCCTGCCATGCGTAAGCTCTCCATCCAGAACAGCGACGCCTTTGCTCTTGTCTACGCTGTCGATGACCCCAAATCCCTGGAGGCAGTCAAGAGTCTGCGAGAGGAGATCCTGGAGGTCAAAGAGGACAAGTACACACCAATCGTGGTGATTGGCAACAAGATTGACTGCCACAATGAGCGCCGGGTGTCCAACGAGGACGTTCTGTCCACAGTGGATCTGGACTGGAACCACATCTTCCTGGAGTCCTCAGCCAAAGACAACATCAATGTGCTGGAGGCTTTCAGGGAGCTCCTGCAGCAGGCAAACCTGCCCTGTCGGCTCAGTCCAGCACTGTGCCAGCGACGGGAAACCTTCCCCAAGGAGAGCGACAAAAGGCCACCCATGAACAAGACCAACAGCTGCCTCATCTCGTAA